A DNA window from Capnocytophaga sp. ARDL2 contains the following coding sequences:
- a CDS encoding aminotransferase class IV, translating into MVNFNGTIIDKTSISIEHNRAFLYGDGVFETIKSLDGQILFLEDHYFRLMASMRILRMEIPMDFTMEFLESEIQKTIDAQITKVASYRIRVTCFRNNGGKDLPTDRGIQFLITVAPLENILYELNNQPYEVEIFKDFHQPKHLISTLKTTNRLINITASVFAEENQYQNVLLINEDKNIVEAINGNIYLIVDNQIVTPPVADGCINGIMRKKLKAFCERIDEVQWVERSISPFELQKADELWISNAIAGIIPITKFRKKEYTNALAEQLINRLNAAVRLG; encoded by the coding sequence ATGGTAAATTTCAACGGAACAATTATTGACAAAACAAGCATTTCTATAGAGCATAATCGTGCATTTTTGTACGGGGATGGTGTTTTTGAAACCATAAAATCATTGGACGGACAAATTTTGTTTTTAGAAGATCACTATTTCCGTTTGATGGCTTCTATGCGTATATTACGCATGGAAATTCCTATGGATTTTACGATGGAATTTTTAGAAAGTGAAATTCAAAAAACGATTGATGCTCAGATAACTAAAGTTGCTTCGTATAGAATCAGAGTTACATGTTTTAGAAATAATGGGGGAAAAGATTTACCAACAGATAGAGGTATTCAATTTTTGATTACGGTAGCTCCGTTGGAAAATATTTTGTATGAGTTGAATAATCAACCGTATGAAGTAGAAATTTTTAAAGATTTTCATCAACCAAAACATTTGATTTCTACTTTAAAAACTACCAATCGATTGATCAATATTACAGCCTCTGTTTTTGCAGAAGAAAACCAATATCAAAACGTGTTGTTAATCAATGAAGATAAAAATATTGTAGAAGCTATCAATGGGAATATTTATTTAATAGTTGATAATCAAATTGTAACGCCCCCAGTAGCAGATGGTTGTATCAATGGTATTATGCGTAAAAAACTGAAAGCTTTTTGCGAACGTATAGACGAGGTTCAGTGGGTAGAAAGAAGTATTTCGCCTTTTGAGTTGCAAAAAGCAGATGAATTGTGGATAAGTAATGCAATAGCAGGGATAATACCAATCACAAAATTTAGAAAAAAAGAATACACAAATGCTTTAGCCGAGCAACTCATCAATCGATTGAATGCCGCCGTACGTTTAGGTTAA
- a CDS encoding START-like domain-containing protein, with the protein MKVKINIEFPINSSPHLLFPYLSTPTGLSEWFAEKVEETNDVFSFYWADSIEKAKLISKRLDEKVRFKWLDENDKETDDIFEFKISVDEITKDVSLIVIDMCDEDEVEDQEMLWENQIHDLKIILGSV; encoded by the coding sequence ATGAAAGTAAAAATTAATATTGAGTTTCCGATAAATTCATCACCTCATTTATTGTTTCCGTATTTGTCCACGCCAACAGGGCTGTCTGAATGGTTTGCTGAAAAAGTTGAAGAAACAAATGATGTGTTTTCTTTTTACTGGGCTGATTCAATTGAAAAAGCCAAATTAATTAGTAAGCGTTTGGACGAAAAAGTTCGCTTTAAATGGTTGGATGAAAATGATAAAGAAACTGATGATATTTTTGAATTTAAAATCTCAGTAGATGAAATTACAAAGGATGTTTCTTTGATAGTAATTGATATGTGTGATGAGGATGAAGTAGAAGATCAAGAGATGCTTTGGGAAAATCAAATTCACGATTTGAAAATTATATTAGGTTCGGTGTAA